From the Candidatus Stygibacter australis genome, the window ACCTGAACGATATCATTATGGACACCCATAACCGGGCATTCACACTTAAAATCAGTAATAAGCTTGATCCTGCCTTTCTGAAAAGCGAAATCAAGAAGTTTAATGCTTTTCAGGATAGAATCTTTGAGATTGAAATTATCAGCTATCTTGAGCTTAAAGAAATCCTGGAAATCATTGATAGTATCTGACATATACATGATCTGATCCATCACGATCTCAACCTGCTGATTGATAAATTCATCATTGAGTTCATCAAAAGACCAGGCATCCTGAAAAGATTGCACCATAACACCAATGGTATTAAGGGGCTGGCGCCATTGATGTGAGATAAGGGAGAGCATTTCGCCCATAACTGCCATACGAGACTGGCTGGAAAGCAGATCATCCTGCTGATTAATTTTAGTGGTAGAGATTTGAAATTCTTTTTGCAGGTTTTCATAATTCTCGCGCTGCTCAACGAGAGAATTTTTAAGAGTTTCAATTTGTTCTGACATGGCTTTATTTTCGACATCAAGTTTTCGAGACTGTTTTTTATAAATTTTAGTTTTATATTTCGCTTCCATTTCAGAAAGTTTTTCCTTATTAACTTCCTGATCAAGTTCACTTGTAAGAATAATAACCTCTTTAAGATATTCCGTAGCTTTCTGAAAATCTCCTCTTTTCTCCCAATATTTTGCCATTGCTTCAAAAGTAACTTTCTGGTTCCATTTCAGGTTATGTTCCAGGGCGATCTTAAGTGCCTCGGTGAGGAATTTCTCCGCCTGCTCAAATTTCTGCATATCAATCAGAGCAGATCCGATAGAACTACAGGTATAGCTGTGTCCTTTGGGATCACTGATTTTCTTCTGAATTTCATAGGATTCATTATAATAAGCAATTGACTTATCAAGCTCTCCCAATTTTTGATATACAAGACCAATATTGTATTTTGAATTTGCCAGGTTGGTGAGAAGATTGTTTTCCTGGAAATAGTCTGATGCCTGCTGGTATAATTTCAAGGCAGTTTTATACTTTTTCTTATTATAATTAATCGTACCCATATTCTGGAGCATTACCTGTCGGGAAGGATGATTGATCTTAGTTGCCTGATCAAGGGCAAGCTGAAAATAATTAAGTGCTTCGTCTTCATTTCCCATGTGCTGCTGACACATGCCAAGATTATTATAACAGCTTATGAGATTGACTGAATCCTTAATATTCGAGAGCTTTGAAATTAAATTCCAGAGCAAGAGCAGGATTTTCAGATTTAAAAGCTATTCTGCCTTTAATATTATAGGCAGTTCCCAGAA encodes:
- a CDS encoding tetratricopeptide repeat protein — encoded protein: MCQQHMGNEDEALNYFQLALDQATKINHPSRQVMLQNMGTINYNKKKYKTALKLYQQASDYFQENNLLTNLANSKYNIGLVYQKLGELDKSIAYYNESYEIQKKISDPKGHSYTCSSIGSALIDMQKFEQAEKFLTEALKIALEHNLKWNQKVTFEAMAKYWEKRGDFQKATEYLKEVIILTSELDQEVNKEKLSEMEAKYKTKIYKKQSRKLDVENKAMSEQIETLKNSLVEQRENYENLQKEFQISTTKINQQDDLLSSQSRMAVMGEMLSLISHQWRQPLNTIGVMVQSFQDAWSFDELNDEFINQQVEIVMDQIMYMSDTINDFQDFFKLKIADNFNLKDSILKSIKLLDFAFQKGRIKLITDFKCECPVMGVHNDIVQV